A genomic segment from Nocardiopsis sp. Huas11 encodes:
- a CDS encoding roadblock/LC7 domain-containing protein, producing the protein MSRQVNELNWLITDFADRVPDVAHAIVVSSDGLPLASSAGFPADRADQLAAIASGLSSLTQGAARVFEGGAVAQTVVEMERGLMLIMAISDGSCLAVLAAAESDLGLVAYEMTLLVERAGRALTPTARTSGIH; encoded by the coding sequence ATGAGTCGACAGGTGAACGAGCTCAACTGGTTGATCACTGACTTTGCCGACCGGGTGCCTGACGTCGCCCACGCGATCGTCGTCTCCTCAGACGGCCTTCCACTGGCGTCGTCGGCAGGATTCCCGGCGGACCGGGCCGACCAGCTGGCGGCGATCGCCTCCGGCCTGTCCAGCCTCACGCAGGGCGCGGCCCGGGTGTTCGAGGGTGGCGCGGTCGCGCAGACCGTCGTGGAAATGGAGCGGGGGCTCATGCTGATCATGGCGATCAGCGACGGCTCCTGTCTGGCGGTCCTGGCCGCGGCCGAGAGTGACCTGGGCCTGGTCGCGTACGAGATGACACTGCTCGTCGAGCGGGCGGGGCGGGCGCTGACTCCAACGGCGCGCACCTCGGGAATCCACTGA
- a CDS encoding DUF885 domain-containing protein, whose amino-acid sequence MTQRFRRVAERVLDALLSDAPEWALELGDARGAARLSDHSVEADAARMAMLADALGSLDEIDGDLIPEGDLVDLEILRSKVSADLWHLTELRPHTWNPLLHSPGEAVLALVERDALPLPERLEALAGRCGALPDYLATARARLDEGPGMPRVHVETALAQLAGARELLTTDVPALAERDPGLRGRVEEAARTGLAAVEEYEAWLRSRLETATADPRLGERDFAAQLWYTLDSEISPEALLVRAESDLLATEEAIAEAAAEYEGRPRRPGQVAEVLSSLAAATATDTDIVRPSCSRALEHLDARVRELGLVTVHDDPVRIIAMPRSRQGVAVAYCDPPGPLDPAARDQPTFVAVAPPPPDWPAERRASFFREYNGAMLRNLMVHEAVPGHALQLAHAARHDGGTRVRNILWSGTFVEGWAVYTEELMARHGWNGGTDEASRRDDLALRLVQLKMRLRVILNAVLDVRLHTRGLTESEAIALLTERGHQEEGEAVGKWRRAQLTSAQLSTYYVGYAEVADLARDLSAARPGDDARRVHDAMLAHGSPPPRHLRTLLGL is encoded by the coding sequence ATGACCCAGAGGTTCCGACGGGTGGCCGAGCGGGTGCTCGACGCCCTGCTCTCCGACGCCCCCGAATGGGCGCTGGAGCTGGGAGACGCCCGTGGCGCGGCCCGCCTGTCCGACCACTCGGTCGAGGCCGACGCCGCCCGGATGGCCATGCTCGCCGACGCCCTGGGCTCGCTGGACGAGATCGACGGCGACCTCATTCCCGAGGGCGACCTGGTCGACCTGGAAATCCTGCGCTCCAAGGTCAGCGCCGACCTGTGGCACCTCACCGAACTGCGCCCGCACACCTGGAACCCCCTGCTGCACTCGCCGGGTGAGGCCGTCCTGGCCCTGGTCGAACGCGACGCCCTCCCGCTGCCCGAGCGCCTGGAGGCCCTCGCCGGACGCTGTGGCGCCCTGCCCGACTACCTCGCCACCGCCCGCGCGCGCCTCGACGAGGGCCCCGGCATGCCCCGCGTCCACGTCGAGACGGCCCTGGCCCAGCTCGCGGGCGCCCGCGAGCTGCTCACCACCGACGTCCCCGCGCTCGCCGAGCGCGACCCCGGCCTGCGCGGCCGGGTGGAGGAGGCGGCCCGGACCGGGCTGGCCGCGGTGGAGGAGTACGAGGCGTGGCTGCGCTCGCGGCTGGAGACCGCCACCGCCGACCCCCGTCTGGGCGAGCGGGACTTCGCCGCCCAGCTCTGGTACACGCTCGACTCCGAGATCTCCCCCGAGGCCCTGCTGGTGCGGGCCGAGAGCGACCTGCTGGCCACGGAGGAGGCCATCGCCGAGGCCGCCGCCGAGTACGAGGGCCGGCCGCGCCGCCCCGGCCAGGTCGCCGAGGTCCTCTCCTCCCTGGCCGCCGCGACGGCCACCGACACCGACATCGTGCGGCCCTCGTGCTCGCGGGCGCTGGAGCACCTGGACGCCCGGGTGCGCGAACTCGGCCTGGTGACCGTCCACGACGACCCCGTGCGCATCATCGCGATGCCGCGGTCCCGCCAGGGCGTCGCGGTCGCCTACTGCGACCCCCCTGGCCCCCTGGACCCCGCCGCGCGCGACCAGCCCACCTTCGTCGCGGTCGCGCCGCCGCCCCCGGACTGGCCGGCCGAGCGGCGCGCGTCGTTCTTCCGCGAGTACAACGGCGCCATGCTGCGCAACCTCATGGTCCACGAGGCGGTCCCCGGGCACGCCCTCCAGCTCGCCCACGCGGCGCGCCACGACGGCGGCACGCGCGTACGCAACATCCTGTGGAGCGGCACCTTCGTGGAGGGCTGGGCGGTCTACACCGAGGAGCTGATGGCCCGGCACGGCTGGAACGGCGGCACCGACGAGGCGTCCCGCCGCGACGACCTCGCCCTGCGCCTGGTCCAGCTCAAGATGCGTCTGCGCGTCATCCTCAACGCCGTCCTGGACGTACGCCTGCACACGCGCGGGCTCACCGAGTCCGAGGCCATCGCCCTGCTCACCGAGCGCGGCCACCAGGAGGAGGGCGAGGCGGTCGGCAAGTGGCGGCGGGCCCAGCTCACCAGCGCCCAGCTGTCCACCTACTACGTGGGCTACGCCGAGGTCGCCGATCTGGCGCGGGACCTGTCCGCGGCCCGCCCCGGCGACGACGCGCGCCGCGTCCACGACGCGATGCTCGCCCACGGCTCGCCGCCCCCGCGCCACCTGCGCACCCTGCTCGGGCTGTGA
- a CDS encoding HIT domain-containing protein: protein MSGASHRPEDGPSDPPGTGTGTPDGWERLWTPHRMAYIKGEGKPTGSGPEDGCPFCRAPGMADADGLVVARGKSAYVVLNLYPYNSGHLLVCPYRHVSEYTALDEGETAEVAALTQAGIRALGAAYRPQGFNVGMNLGTVAGAGIAAHLHQHIVPRWGGDTNFMPAIGQTRILPEMLEQTRARLAEHWPRG from the coding sequence ATGAGCGGTGCCTCCCACCGGCCCGAGGACGGGCCCAGCGACCCTCCGGGCACGGGCACGGGAACCCCGGACGGCTGGGAACGGCTGTGGACTCCGCACCGCATGGCCTACATCAAGGGCGAGGGCAAGCCCACCGGCTCCGGTCCCGAGGACGGGTGCCCGTTCTGCCGCGCACCCGGGATGGCCGACGCCGACGGGCTCGTGGTCGCACGCGGCAAGAGCGCCTACGTCGTCCTCAACCTCTACCCCTACAACAGCGGCCACCTGCTGGTGTGCCCCTACCGCCACGTCTCCGAGTACACCGCCCTGGACGAGGGCGAGACCGCCGAGGTCGCCGCGCTCACCCAGGCCGGGATCCGGGCGCTCGGCGCCGCCTACCGACCCCAGGGGTTCAACGTCGGCATGAACCTCGGTACTGTCGCCGGTGCGGGCATCGCCGCGCACCTGCACCAGCACATCGTGCCCCGGTGGGGCGGCGACACCAACTTCATGCCCGCCATCGGGCAGACCAGGATCCTGCCCGAGATGCTGGAACAGACCCGGGCCAGGCTGGCCGAACACTGGCCCCGCGGCTGA
- a CDS encoding glycosyltransferase family 4 protein — MRVGLVCPYSWDVPGGVQQHVGDLADALAAMGHEVSVLAPVGDTDAALPEYLVPAGRPVPLPYNGSVARVAFGPRTAARVRRWIAEGGFDLLHIHEPAAPSVSLLACWAADGPLVATFHTSNPRSRAMAVGSGALRSAMEKINGRIAVSEAARRTLVEHLGGDAVLIPNGVAADAFARAEPLPDWPGQGGSIGFLGRVDEPRKGLATLARAFVRLAEDRPGLRLMVAGPGDPEAALDVVPDHLRPRVVVLGRLSEADRVRAYHSTDVFCAPNLGGESFGIVLTEAMAAGAAIVASDIPAFAAVLDGGGAGELFAVGDPDDLAARAGALLDDGVRRAELSAAARLAVRPYDWATVAADVVRVYETVLMWDGTGHGHPSGVRLDTGPSATALLRRGQV; from the coding sequence ATGCGCGTCGGCCTCGTCTGCCCCTACTCCTGGGACGTTCCGGGCGGTGTCCAACAGCACGTCGGCGACCTCGCCGACGCGCTCGCCGCCATGGGCCACGAGGTGTCGGTGCTGGCGCCCGTGGGCGACACCGACGCCGCGCTGCCGGAGTACCTCGTACCCGCGGGGCGTCCCGTGCCACTGCCCTACAACGGGTCGGTCGCCCGCGTGGCCTTCGGGCCGCGCACCGCCGCCCGGGTCCGGCGGTGGATCGCCGAGGGCGGCTTCGACCTGCTGCACATCCACGAACCCGCCGCGCCCAGCGTCTCGCTGCTGGCCTGCTGGGCCGCCGACGGGCCCCTGGTGGCCACGTTCCACACCTCCAACCCGCGCTCGCGGGCCATGGCGGTGGGCTCGGGCGCGCTGCGCTCGGCGATGGAGAAGATCAACGGGCGCATCGCCGTGTCCGAGGCGGCCCGCCGCACCCTGGTCGAGCACCTGGGCGGCGACGCCGTCCTCATCCCCAACGGCGTGGCCGCCGACGCGTTCGCCCGGGCCGAGCCCCTGCCGGACTGGCCGGGGCAGGGCGGTTCCATCGGCTTCCTGGGCCGGGTGGACGAGCCCCGCAAGGGCCTGGCCACCCTGGCGCGCGCCTTCGTCCGCCTGGCCGAGGACCGCCCCGGACTGCGGCTCATGGTGGCGGGGCCGGGCGACCCGGAGGCCGCGCTGGACGTGGTGCCCGACCACCTGCGCCCGCGCGTGGTCGTGCTCGGACGCCTCAGCGAGGCCGACCGGGTCCGCGCCTACCACTCCACCGACGTCTTCTGCGCGCCCAACCTCGGCGGCGAGAGCTTCGGGATCGTGCTCACCGAGGCGATGGCCGCCGGCGCCGCCATCGTCGCCAGCGACATCCCCGCCTTCGCCGCCGTCCTCGACGGCGGGGGAGCGGGGGAGCTGTTCGCCGTCGGCGACCCCGACGACCTCGCCGCCCGTGCCGGGGCGCTGCTGGACGACGGCGTCCGCCGCGCCGAGCTGTCCGCGGCCGCGCGGCTGGCGGTGCGCCCCTACGACTGGGCGACCGTCGCCGCCGACGTCGTGCGCGTGTACGAGACCGTCCTGATGTGGGACGGCACCGGCCACGGCCACCCGTCCGGCGTCCGCCTGGACACCGGGCCCAGCGCCACCGCGCTGCTGCGCCGAGGGCAGGTGTGA
- the pgsA gene encoding phosphatidylinositol phosphate synthase codes for MISRITAPLGRSLARIGLTPNIVTIVGAVGVVAGALYFYPRGELYAGSVVITVFALFDMLDGAVARAKDNASEFGAFLDSSLDRVADAAILAGLLWWFIGDGDDPLLAGLTLFCLITGFMVSYIKARAEGLGVNCDVGMAERTERLIIILVAVGVSDFGVPYILAGGLWLLAALSLVTVLQRLMETRARLNDRDPRLAARRRGEESEQDSGDSDADHDVDEQSNSGSDAGSGT; via the coding sequence CTGATCTCCCGGATCACCGCTCCGCTCGGTCGGAGCCTGGCCCGGATCGGCCTGACGCCGAACATCGTGACCATCGTCGGCGCCGTGGGCGTCGTCGCGGGCGCGCTGTACTTCTATCCGCGCGGCGAACTGTACGCGGGCTCGGTGGTCATCACCGTCTTCGCCCTGTTCGACATGCTCGACGGAGCCGTGGCCCGGGCCAAGGACAACGCCAGCGAGTTCGGCGCCTTCCTCGACTCCAGCCTCGACCGCGTCGCCGACGCCGCCATCCTCGCCGGCCTCCTGTGGTGGTTCATCGGCGACGGCGACGACCCCCTGCTCGCCGGGCTCACGCTCTTCTGCCTGATCACCGGCTTCATGGTGTCCTACATCAAGGCGCGCGCCGAGGGCCTGGGCGTCAACTGCGACGTCGGCATGGCCGAACGCACCGAACGCCTGATCATCATCCTGGTCGCCGTCGGCGTCAGCGACTTCGGCGTCCCCTACATCCTGGCCGGAGGGCTGTGGCTGCTGGCCGCGCTCAGCCTCGTCACGGTCCTGCAGCGGCTCATGGAGACCCGCGCCCGGCTCAACGACCGCGATCCCCGTTTGGCCGCCCGCCGCCGCGGTGAGGAGTCCGAACAGGACTCCGGGGACTCCGACGCCGACCACGACGTCGACGAACAGAGCAACTCCGGGTCCGACGCGGGCAGCGGGACCTGA
- a CDS encoding nitrate- and nitrite sensing domain-containing protein, with amino-acid sequence MRSRLVALIVIPTAVALALGGLRVYEAADSTVTHAHIENRAEVGVLIVQLANQLGRERTASAIYISDNADPDRRSDELRQALDEERSASQSIQTSLEAKLEDIGEMDGGLAQTRLSTMNSQLGTLSNLRDEVDGTRITVLPVVTKYRTISRSLADFNQTIADETDDTQLREAVRALTALSSARDQLSYETALMSHSLTRNTMTGGIAEAIDSSRARYENEISNFTQAASTTQRASFDEHFTGLEVSQVSTMRMRVMYRAERGDDLVGVTSNDGPEDYAAIANTALDRLQTVEEEIADGIAAAAGDLREQAMMRALADLAVVLALLAAVFVLTSLVVRSLVRPLRTLEDGARRVAQRDLPEAINRMQEAGTAPDSVRLTPIEVDTRDEIGEVARAFDDVHRVALTLASDEAALRSNVNAMFVNLSRRSQTLVERQLRLIDGLEQSEQDSDRLSDLFQLDHLATRMRRNNENLLVLSGQDNTRKWAQPVPLVDVLRGAVSEVEQYERVNVRAPSHISVLGRPVNDVIHLVAELVENATSFSPHDTEVLVSAKTLDNGGVQVDVTDSGIGMAPDDLEAINARLAAPPVIDVAVSRRMGLFVVSRLAHRHGVRLRLQEAHGGGTTAIVIFPPDLLITPVEGQHALGGADSRPELASGAPDTYADAEAAFASTPAAVEPGDAWQTRETAAGPGDLGGLPKRQPGGGRTDEHPPSGQDLWGNDTSSGSAWQPTAGSGVTGNGADTPPVVDPYDVPEEEAPAPDTGRSLFDPAPRADTGDSTPFGDHGSVGRSSDTGSFSRPSDTGAFGRPPETDSFGRPADTGSFRRPTTDTGAFRRPLDASESYDAFSGATSGSSTGGTNGTGAFDRHEAAPASHRPDDTETFPAVSSDWNTGAQQPQQPPQPQQPQASHQAPQAPEAQAPAGNWRSGGSESRDGYGSTAYLSRRYGGTQGPNNTVVPPTPGGDDNDSLPIFDAIESNWFKRRTGGPTVDTTETGPIPQVGAEPTAAPAAQATREEPAPQPSGNAGSEQEWSSAADRGWKAARTAAEPLAGGLTTSGLPKRVPKANLVPGTAPKPENFKQMPTRSADRVRNRFSGFQKGVRDGRNRLGDRPTEE; translated from the coding sequence GTGCGGTCCCGACTGGTGGCGCTCATCGTCATCCCCACCGCCGTGGCGCTCGCGCTCGGTGGCCTGAGGGTGTACGAGGCCGCGGACTCCACGGTCACCCACGCGCACATCGAGAACCGCGCCGAGGTCGGCGTGCTCATCGTGCAGCTGGCCAACCAGCTCGGCCGTGAGCGCACCGCGAGCGCGATCTACATCTCCGACAACGCCGACCCCGATCGCCGTTCGGACGAGCTGCGTCAGGCTCTGGACGAGGAGCGCTCCGCCTCCCAGTCCATCCAGACCAGCCTCGAAGCGAAGCTCGAGGACATCGGCGAGATGGACGGCGGCCTGGCGCAGACCCGGCTGTCCACCATGAACAGCCAGCTCGGCACCCTCAGCAACCTGCGGGACGAGGTCGACGGAACCCGTATCACGGTGCTTCCCGTCGTCACCAAGTACCGCACGATCTCCCGGTCCCTGGCGGACTTCAACCAGACGATCGCCGACGAGACCGACGACACCCAGCTGCGTGAGGCCGTGCGTGCCCTCACCGCTCTGTCGAGCGCGCGAGACCAGCTCTCCTACGAGACCGCGCTGATGAGCCACTCGCTCACCAGGAACACGATGACCGGCGGTATCGCCGAGGCCATCGACTCCAGCCGGGCCCGCTACGAGAACGAGATCTCCAACTTCACCCAGGCCGCGTCGACGACTCAGAGGGCCTCCTTCGACGAGCACTTCACCGGCCTGGAGGTCAGCCAGGTCTCCACGATGCGCATGCGCGTCATGTACCGCGCCGAGCGCGGGGACGACCTGGTCGGCGTGACGTCCAACGACGGCCCGGAGGACTACGCGGCCATCGCCAACACCGCCCTGGACCGCCTGCAGACGGTCGAGGAGGAGATCGCCGACGGCATCGCGGCCGCCGCGGGCGACCTGCGCGAGCAGGCCATGATGCGCGCCCTGGCCGACCTCGCCGTCGTCCTGGCGCTGCTCGCCGCGGTGTTCGTCCTGACCTCGCTCGTGGTCCGCTCCCTGGTGCGCCCGCTGCGCACCCTGGAGGACGGCGCCCGCCGCGTCGCCCAGCGCGACCTGCCCGAGGCGATCAACCGGATGCAGGAGGCGGGCACCGCCCCCGACTCCGTCCGGCTCACGCCCATCGAGGTCGACACCCGCGACGAGATCGGCGAGGTGGCCCGCGCCTTCGACGACGTCCACCGCGTCGCGCTCACGCTGGCCTCCGACGAGGCCGCGCTGCGCAGCAACGTCAACGCGATGTTCGTCAACCTCTCCCGCCGAAGCCAGACCCTGGTGGAACGGCAGCTGCGCCTGATCGACGGTCTGGAGCAGTCGGAGCAGGACTCCGACCGCCTGTCCGACCTCTTCCAGCTGGACCACCTCGCGACGCGTATGCGCCGCAACAACGAGAACCTGCTGGTCCTGTCCGGTCAGGACAACACCCGCAAGTGGGCCCAGCCCGTTCCGCTGGTCGACGTCCTGCGCGGCGCGGTCTCCGAGGTGGAGCAGTACGAGCGCGTCAACGTCCGCGCCCCGTCCCACATCTCGGTGCTCGGCCGCCCGGTCAACGACGTCATCCACCTTGTCGCCGAGCTGGTCGAGAACGCGACCTCGTTCTCGCCCCACGACACCGAGGTGCTGGTCAGCGCCAAGACCCTGGACAACGGCGGCGTGCAGGTCGACGTCACCGACAGCGGTATCGGCATGGCCCCGGACGACCTGGAGGCGATCAACGCCCGCCTGGCCGCCCCGCCGGTCATCGACGTCGCGGTCTCGCGCCGCATGGGCCTGTTCGTGGTCTCGCGCCTGGCGCACCGCCACGGCGTCCGGCTCCGGCTCCAGGAGGCGCACGGCGGCGGCACCACCGCGATCGTGATCTTCCCGCCGGACCTGCTCATCACGCCGGTCGAGGGCCAGCACGCCCTCGGCGGCGCGGACTCCCGACCCGAGCTGGCCTCGGGGGCCCCCGACACCTACGCCGACGCCGAGGCGGCCTTCGCCTCGACCCCGGCCGCGGTCGAGCCGGGCGACGCCTGGCAGACCCGTGAGACGGCCGCGGGCCCCGGCGACCTGGGCGGCCTGCCCAAGCGCCAGCCCGGCGGCGGGCGCACGGACGAGCACCCGCCGAGCGGCCAGGACCTGTGGGGCAACGACACCTCCTCCGGTTCGGCGTGGCAGCCCACCGCGGGCAGCGGCGTCACCGGCAACGGCGCGGACACCCCGCCCGTGGTCGACCCCTACGACGTCCCCGAGGAGGAGGCGCCGGCGCCGGACACGGGCCGCAGCCTCTTCGACCCCGCTCCGCGCGCCGACACCGGCGACTCCACGCCCTTCGGCGACCACGGGTCGGTCGGCCGGTCCTCGGACACGGGCTCCTTCAGCCGTCCCTCGGACACCGGTGCCTTCGGCCGTCCGCCCGAGACCGACTCCTTCGGCCGCCCGGCCGACACGGGGTCGTTCCGGCGGCCGACCACGGACACAGGGGCCTTCCGCCGACCGCTCGACGCCTCGGAGTCCTACGACGCCTTCAGCGGCGCCACCTCCGGTTCGTCCACCGGCGGCACCAACGGCACCGGGGCCTTCGACCGGCACGAGGCCGCACCGGCCTCGCACCGGCCCGACGACACCGAGACCTTCCCCGCGGTGTCCTCGGACTGGAACACCGGAGCACAGCAGCCCCAGCAGCCGCCACAGCCGCAGCAGCCCCAGGCGTCGCACCAGGCGCCGCAGGCTCCAGAGGCCCAGGCGCCCGCCGGGAACTGGCGCTCAGGCGGCTCCGAGTCCCGGGACGGCTACGGGTCCACCGCCTACCTCTCGCGGCGCTACGGGGGCACTCAGGGGCCGAACAACACGGTCGTGCCCCCGACCCCCGGCGGAGACGACAACGACTCGCTGCCGATCTTCGACGCGATCGAGTCCAACTGGTTCAAGCGCCGCACCGGCGGACCTACGGTGGACACCACCGAGACCGGACCGATCCCGCAGGTCGGGGCCGAGCCGACCGCTGCGCCCGCCGCGCAGGCGACCCGAGAGGAGCCCGCCCCCCAGCCCAGCGGCAACGCCGGTTCGGAGCAGGAGTGGAGCTCCGCGGCCGACCGTGGATGGAAGGCCGCGCGCACCGCGGCGGAGCCGCTCGCGGGCGGTCTCACCACTTCGGGGTTGCCAAAACGGGTTCCCAAGGCAAACCTTGTCCCGGGGACCGCCCCCAAGCCGGAGAACTTCAAGCAGATGCCCACGCGCAGTGCCGACCGGGTTCGCAACCGATTCTCTGGTTTCCAAAAGGGTGTTCGGGACGGCCGAAACCGACTCGGCGACCGCCCGACTGAGGAGTGA
- a CDS encoding DUF742 domain-containing protein: MQQPFDQRPAGGSAPSSLVRPYAVTKGRTKPKSQLPLEALISATAAARNESGTLTPEWQAISDLCREWRSVAEISALLRMPLGVARVLVADMSEQGLVQIRSSLNNEARPNTNLLERVLSGLRKL; encoded by the coding sequence ATGCAACAACCGTTTGACCAACGACCAGCGGGGGGTAGCGCGCCCAGCTCTCTTGTGCGCCCCTACGCGGTCACCAAGGGCCGCACCAAACCGAAGTCACAGCTTCCCCTGGAGGCTCTGATCTCGGCCACGGCGGCCGCTCGCAACGAGTCTGGGACGCTGACGCCGGAATGGCAGGCGATCAGCGACCTGTGCCGGGAATGGCGTTCCGTGGCGGAGATCTCCGCACTGTTGCGGATGCCTCTTGGTGTGGCGCGGGTGCTTGTGGCGGACATGTCCGAGCAGGGACTGGTCCAGATCAGGTCTTCGCTCAACAACGAGGCCCGTCCCAACACCAACCTGCTTGAAAGGGTGCTCAGTGGACTTCGCAAGCTCTAG
- a CDS encoding phosphatidylinositol mannoside acyltransferase: protein MDERTAALAYAAGWAMVRRSPERAGRAVFQRMADRSWRTHDGATRGLERNLRRLLGPRATDAQLRALSRAGMRSYMRYYYEMFRLPAMDADHIMRHTRQSGIEVLEGHLRAGRGVVAALPHMGNWDHAGAWIALRGSHLTTVAQRLRPESLFQQFTAYRESLGMEVLPLSGGSGTVGTLARRLREGGLVCLLADRDINGGGPEVDFFGEKARMPSGPASLALNTGAALMPVSLWYDGPYWNIRVHDEIPVAPGVHRTQRVQDTTQALAHVFQDAIAEHPEDWHMLQTVFSADHDADRARDLERIERRG from the coding sequence GTGGACGAACGCACGGCCGCCCTGGCCTACGCGGCCGGGTGGGCGATGGTCCGCCGCTCGCCAGAGCGCGCGGGCCGGGCGGTGTTCCAGCGCATGGCCGACCGGTCCTGGCGCACGCACGACGGCGCCACCCGGGGCCTGGAGCGCAACCTGCGGCGCCTGCTGGGCCCCAGGGCGACCGACGCCCAGCTGCGCGCGCTCTCCCGCGCGGGCATGCGCTCCTACATGCGCTACTACTACGAGATGTTCCGGCTGCCCGCCATGGACGCCGACCACATCATGCGCCACACCCGCCAGAGCGGTATCGAGGTCCTGGAGGGCCACCTGCGCGCGGGCCGGGGCGTCGTCGCCGCCCTGCCCCACATGGGCAACTGGGACCACGCCGGGGCCTGGATCGCCCTGCGGGGCTCCCACCTGACCACCGTCGCCCAGCGGCTGCGGCCGGAGAGCCTGTTCCAGCAGTTCACCGCCTACCGCGAGTCCCTGGGCATGGAGGTGCTGCCGCTGAGCGGCGGCTCCGGCACCGTCGGCACCCTCGCGCGGCGGTTGCGCGAGGGCGGGCTGGTGTGCCTGCTCGCCGACCGCGACATCAACGGCGGCGGCCCGGAGGTCGACTTCTTCGGGGAGAAGGCGCGCATGCCCTCCGGCCCGGCGTCCCTGGCCCTGAACACCGGCGCCGCGCTCATGCCCGTCTCCCTCTGGTACGACGGCCCGTACTGGAACATCCGCGTCCACGACGAGATCCCCGTCGCCCCCGGCGTCCACCGGACCCAGCGCGTCCAGGACACCACCCAGGCGCTCGCGCACGTGTTCCAGGACGCGATCGCCGAGCACCCCGAGGACTGGCACATGCTCCAGACGGTGTTCAGCGCCGACCACGACGCCGACCGGGCGCGGGACCTCGAACGGATCGAACGGAGAGGGTGA
- a CDS encoding ATP/GTP-binding protein, translating to MTSVKIVVAGGFGVGKTTFVGSVSEIVPLTTEAVMTSASVGVDDLAKTPDKQTTTVAMDFGRVSLDSDLILYLFGTPGQHRFWFMWDDLVKGAIGAVVLVDTRRLADCFPAIDYFEEARLPFIVGINGFDGYYPHAADEVRDALTLSPEIPIVQVDARDKASTKSTLITLVEHAITVGDPEGATGQPTSTGSQNSWR from the coding sequence ATGACGTCGGTCAAGATCGTCGTCGCCGGGGGCTTCGGTGTCGGGAAGACGACATTCGTAGGCTCCGTCTCCGAGATCGTGCCGCTGACCACGGAGGCGGTCATGACCAGCGCCAGCGTCGGGGTCGACGACCTCGCCAAGACGCCGGACAAGCAGACCACCACCGTGGCCATGGACTTCGGCCGTGTCTCCCTCGACTCCGACCTGATCCTGTACCTGTTCGGCACCCCCGGACAGCACCGGTTCTGGTTCATGTGGGACGACCTGGTCAAGGGCGCGATCGGTGCTGTCGTTCTGGTCGACACCCGTCGTCTGGCGGACTGCTTCCCCGCGATCGACTACTTCGAAGAGGCGCGTCTGCCCTTCATCGTGGGGATCAACGGGTTCGACGGGTACTACCCCCACGCGGCCGATGAGGTCCGGGACGCTCTGACCCTCAGCCCGGAGATCCCCATCGTCCAGGTGGACGCCCGTGACAAGGCCTCCACCAAGTCGACGCTCATCACCCTCGTCGAGCACGCCATCACGGTGGGGGACCCCGAGGGCGCGACCGGTCAGCCCACTTCCACCGGGAGCCAGAACTCCTGGCGCTGA